A stretch of the Halomonas sp. CH40 genome encodes the following:
- a CDS encoding DUF4214 domain-containing protein: MSTHAEVQALYLAVYNRAADWEGLLYWADQLEANGFEAVAQAFTKAPEFEEVYAGLDEEGQVNTLYQHLFGRDAESEGRAYWADKLAEGEETVTEVARFITDAAEGEDATAFEQRIDDALGETYGEIVDLLYAGYYGRAADDEGRAFWINAIKSAEGELDSIIDDFGNSDEYLEKYGDLDTREQVNALYGSLFSREPDAEGAAFWTDKVESGELSLAALAFTLARGASADDKEALETNIEALNEPEPDPGPLDVKVAFDGTAVQAGDAGAELGLLSAVVSGESDTGFSFSLEGDERFELDTETGTTLKLKDGESLDTDERIELTLTASDGDGNTATETFVVGDGFLTTGGGADVLRAGDDGATLRGGGAVDTMLGGASDDTFVVVGDVSSGGKVQSTDTTEALGFPITELNGEVFNEDADGGAGRIEGGGGSNTLYVIGDADLSNYDISGVTTVEIRSSVVFDSKQLEELVSLTGDGSSTLRIRADEPTTFRLAEGVSLAFLGEVDLGEGVTLEVDSLDALGGARILSGSGALSTTSDLGSLSGYTLTRDLEVRGSDASEARRVDSVDGSKDADGVIRGTEGDDYLTGTAEDDVLDGLAGDDIMVGLGGADTYRVPGTGEKTIIDSGRNSTLDLSMADGPAVVDLTDGGTINGGAEEGGATVQLGTGTGATGLQPLDILLSQDLSGSFSDDLSTIRTSGFIDDLIAGVRAIQPNSTFGVATYVDKPLSPFGSSGDYEYRTDAPLSLDPSVLRNAYEGMEIKSGADLPESQLTSLLQIGLRANDPLAYLEDGSVDMDATGVGYRPDALRALVLLTDADYHVAGDGTGLTTFDEETFERMTYDLPPNNGDRVPDGDPPGSGEDYPSIDQVREALEGGGIYPIFAVTGSQISTYEALIEELGTGAVIELSSDSDNLVDVLTTSLEDYKADFVKDLIGTEFADQLTGNSLDNRIESGAGNDWLYGLGGDNVLSGEAGADTFVLGFGGSGRGVTTLTDFTTDDDDLIAFDNDGLMSFGDDVAEGDALGADNFVARDSLADIALDDDGLIILQTGVSADDLATAAAGESVEAYLMAFNSDTSMAELWFDADWSDTDGREQVAAVESLDELADVTGLTEEDFALSVIA; this comes from the coding sequence ATGTCAACACATGCTGAGGTTCAAGCACTATATCTTGCTGTTTATAACCGCGCGGCAGACTGGGAAGGGCTGCTTTATTGGGCTGATCAGCTTGAAGCAAACGGCTTTGAGGCTGTTGCTCAGGCATTCACAAAAGCACCTGAATTTGAAGAAGTATACGCGGGCCTGGACGAGGAAGGACAGGTCAATACCCTATATCAACACCTGTTCGGGCGCGATGCTGAGAGCGAAGGCCGTGCCTATTGGGCGGACAAGCTTGCTGAGGGTGAAGAGACTGTCACTGAGGTAGCGCGGTTTATTACCGATGCTGCTGAGGGGGAAGATGCGACGGCTTTTGAGCAACGGATCGATGATGCTCTGGGAGAAACCTACGGTGAAATCGTCGATTTGCTCTACGCAGGCTACTACGGGCGTGCCGCTGATGACGAAGGCAGAGCCTTCTGGATAAACGCTATCAAGTCTGCTGAGGGAGAGCTAGATTCCATCATCGATGATTTTGGTAATTCAGACGAGTACCTGGAGAAATACGGCGATCTGGATACCAGAGAGCAGGTTAACGCCCTGTATGGCAGTCTGTTCAGCCGTGAGCCGGATGCTGAAGGGGCTGCCTTCTGGACTGATAAGGTGGAGAGTGGTGAGTTAAGTCTTGCAGCATTGGCATTCACCCTGGCCCGGGGGGCTTCTGCCGATGATAAAGAGGCGTTGGAAACTAATATTGAGGCTCTCAACGAACCCGAGCCGGACCCCGGCCCCCTTGATGTAAAGGTGGCGTTTGACGGTACGGCGGTTCAGGCAGGTGATGCGGGCGCTGAATTGGGGCTTTTGAGTGCGGTTGTGTCTGGCGAGAGCGATACAGGCTTTAGTTTTAGTCTTGAAGGTGATGAACGCTTCGAGCTGGATACTGAAACGGGCACCACGCTAAAGCTCAAGGATGGCGAGTCACTGGATACGGATGAGCGTATCGAGCTGACATTGACCGCTTCTGACGGGGATGGCAACACGGCCACTGAGACATTTGTCGTCGGTGACGGCTTCCTCACCACAGGGGGAGGCGCAGATGTGCTGCGGGCTGGCGATGACGGCGCAACGCTACGTGGCGGTGGTGCTGTTGACACCATGTTGGGTGGCGCAAGTGATGACACCTTTGTGGTCGTCGGTGATGTGTCTTCTGGCGGTAAAGTGCAAAGCACCGATACTACCGAAGCGCTGGGCTTCCCGATTACCGAGCTGAATGGCGAGGTGTTCAATGAGGATGCTGACGGCGGTGCAGGCCGCATTGAAGGGGGCGGTGGTTCAAATACCCTCTATGTCATTGGTGATGCTGACCTGAGTAATTATGACATTAGCGGCGTGACGACCGTAGAAATTCGTTCTTCCGTTGTGTTTGATTCCAAGCAGTTGGAAGAGCTTGTTTCGCTGACAGGTGACGGCAGTAGCACATTGCGGATTCGCGCTGATGAACCCACCACCTTCAGGTTGGCTGAGGGCGTCAGTCTGGCCTTCCTGGGTGAAGTTGACCTTGGGGAAGGGGTAACACTGGAAGTGGATTCGCTGGATGCCCTTGGGGGAGCGCGAATTCTCAGTGGTAGTGGCGCCTTGAGTACGACCTCTGATCTTGGCTCCTTGTCAGGTTATACGTTGACCAGAGATCTGGAAGTAAGAGGGTCAGATGCCAGCGAAGCGCGTCGCGTTGATTCGGTGGATGGCAGCAAAGATGCTGACGGCGTTATTCGTGGTACAGAAGGTGATGATTACCTAACCGGTACCGCCGAAGATGACGTGCTGGATGGTCTGGCGGGTGACGATATCATGGTGGGCCTGGGCGGTGCTGATACCTACAGGGTGCCTGGTACTGGCGAAAAAACCATTATTGACAGCGGCCGGAATAGCACACTGGATCTATCCATGGCAGATGGCCCCGCCGTTGTGGATCTGACTGATGGTGGCACTATTAATGGCGGCGCAGAGGAAGGTGGCGCAACGGTGCAGCTGGGTACCGGCACCGGAGCCACCGGCCTGCAGCCGCTGGATATCCTGCTTTCTCAGGATCTTTCCGGCTCATTCAGCGATGATCTGTCGACGATTCGTACGTCAGGCTTTATAGATGACCTGATTGCCGGTGTGCGCGCGATTCAGCCTAACAGTACCTTTGGGGTAGCGACCTATGTGGACAAGCCACTAAGCCCCTTTGGTTCTAGTGGTGACTATGAGTATCGTACCGATGCTCCGCTCTCGCTGGATCCTTCCGTATTACGCAATGCTTACGAAGGTATGGAGATCAAATCAGGTGCTGATTTACCTGAATCCCAGTTAACATCATTGCTGCAAATAGGCTTGCGTGCCAATGACCCGTTGGCCTATCTGGAAGATGGCAGTGTGGATATGGATGCCACCGGCGTGGGCTACCGTCCGGATGCGCTACGCGCGTTAGTGCTGCTTACTGATGCGGATTATCACGTCGCAGGTGATGGTACTGGCCTCACTACCTTTGACGAAGAAACATTTGAGCGGATGACTTATGATCTTCCGCCTAATAATGGCGACAGGGTACCCGATGGTGACCCGCCGGGCTCAGGAGAAGATTACCCGTCCATTGATCAGGTGCGTGAAGCTCTGGAAGGCGGCGGCATCTACCCCATCTTCGCGGTAACAGGCTCTCAGATTTCGACCTACGAAGCGCTGATTGAAGAGCTGGGTACTGGGGCTGTCATTGAGTTATCGTCTGACAGTGACAACCTTGTAGATGTGTTGACCACCAGTCTGGAGGACTACAAAGCTGACTTCGTGAAAGACCTGATCGGCACAGAGTTTGCTGATCAGCTCACCGGTAATAGCCTTGATAACCGCATTGAAAGCGGAGCCGGTAACGATTGGCTGTATGGTCTGGGCGGTGATAATGTCTTGAGCGGTGAGGCAGGCGCCGATACTTTTGTACTTGGCTTCGGTGGTTCAGGCCGTGGTGTCACCACATTGACAGATTTTACCACGGACGATGACGATCTGATCGCTTTCGACAACGACGGCTTGATGAGCTTTGGTGATGATGTTGCCGAAGGTGATGCTCTGGGTGCCGATAACTTTGTTGCCCGTGATAGCCTGGCGGATATTGCGTTAGACGACGATGGTTTGATCATTCTGCAGACGGGCGTCAGTGCGGACGATCTTGCCACAGCAGCTGCCGGGGAGAGCGTGGAAGCCTATCTGATGGCTTTCAATAGCGATACCAGCATGGCTGAACTGTGGTTTGATGCTGACTGGAGCGATACCGATGGCCGTGAGCAGGTAGCCGCAGTGGAGTCACTGGATGAACTGGCCGATGTAACAGGGCTGACAGAGGAAGACTTCGCACTTTCGGTTATTGCCTGA
- the ilvD gene encoding dihydroxy-acid dehydratase, producing MTESNNTSRRHSSQVVDGPGKAASRAMLRAVGFNDDDFKKPQIGIASTWSMVTPCNSHIGELAEFSRDGADAAGGKGVIFNTITISDGIANGTEGMKYSLVSREVITDSIETVAGCEGFDGLVTIGGCDKNMPGCVMGLARLNRPGIFVYGGTIMPGKGHTDIVSVFEAMGAHSRGDIDLIELKNIEETAIPGPGSCGGMYTANTMASAIEALGMSLPGSSAQNAISQDKRDDCKAAGEAVLELLARDIKPSDIMTRAAFENAITIVIALGGSTNAVLHLIGMARTIGVELSLADFTDIGKRVPVLADLRPSGHYMMSELVAIGGIQPLMKILLDAGLLNGECLTVTGKTLAENLADVEPYPMDQQIIAPLGNPLKAESHLRILFGNLAPEGAVAKITGKEGTRFSGSARVFGSEEEAQARINDGTVVAGDVVVIRYEGPKGGPGMREMLTPTSAIMGRGLGNDVALITDGRFSGGSHGFVVGHVSPEAFVGGPLALVEDGDAITIDAEADTIDVHISDEEMARRRAAWQQPTARYAKGVLAKYAKQVSSASTGAVTDGD from the coding sequence ATGACCGAGTCTAATAACACGTCACGTCGCCATTCATCCCAGGTGGTTGATGGCCCGGGTAAAGCGGCTAGCCGTGCCATGCTGCGCGCCGTTGGGTTCAACGATGATGACTTCAAAAAGCCGCAAATCGGCATCGCCTCCACCTGGAGCATGGTCACCCCGTGTAACAGCCATATTGGCGAGCTGGCGGAGTTTTCCCGTGATGGTGCCGATGCGGCCGGTGGTAAGGGCGTTATCTTTAATACCATCACCATTTCTGATGGCATTGCCAACGGCACCGAGGGCATGAAGTATTCGCTGGTGTCACGGGAAGTGATCACCGATTCGATTGAAACCGTAGCGGGCTGTGAGGGCTTTGATGGCCTGGTGACGATTGGTGGCTGTGACAAGAATATGCCGGGCTGTGTGATGGGGCTAGCACGCCTGAATCGCCCCGGTATCTTCGTTTATGGCGGCACCATCATGCCCGGCAAGGGGCACACTGATATTGTCTCGGTGTTCGAGGCAATGGGCGCGCATTCGCGTGGTGATATCGATCTGATCGAGCTCAAGAACATCGAGGAAACCGCCATTCCTGGGCCGGGTTCCTGCGGCGGCATGTACACGGCCAATACGATGGCCTCGGCAATCGAAGCCCTTGGCATGAGCCTGCCGGGCAGCTCGGCGCAGAATGCCATTTCCCAGGATAAGCGTGACGACTGCAAGGCAGCCGGTGAAGCGGTGCTGGAACTACTCGCCAGGGATATCAAGCCCTCCGATATCATGACTCGGGCAGCCTTCGAGAATGCCATTACCATCGTGATTGCGCTGGGTGGCTCTACCAATGCGGTGCTGCACCTGATTGGCATGGCGCGGACAATTGGCGTCGAGCTGAGCCTGGCCGACTTTACCGACATCGGCAAGCGCGTGCCGGTACTGGCTGACCTGCGCCCCAGCGGCCATTACATGATGAGCGAGCTGGTGGCGATTGGCGGTATCCAGCCGCTGATGAAGATTCTGCTTGATGCGGGCCTATTGAACGGTGAGTGCCTGACGGTTACCGGCAAGACGCTGGCGGAAAACCTGGCGGACGTTGAGCCTTACCCCATGGATCAGCAGATCATTGCTCCGCTGGGTAACCCGCTGAAGGCGGAAAGCCACCTGCGTATCCTGTTCGGCAATCTGGCACCGGAAGGCGCTGTGGCCAAGATCACCGGCAAGGAAGGCACCCGCTTCAGCGGCTCGGCGCGGGTGTTTGGCTCTGAAGAGGAAGCTCAGGCCCGCATCAACGATGGCACCGTGGTCGCCGGTGACGTGGTCGTGATTCGTTACGAAGGCCCCAAGGGTGGCCCGGGTATGCGCGAGATGCTCACGCCTACCTCAGCGATCATGGGCCGTGGCCTGGGTAACGATGTGGCCCTGATTACCGATGGCCGTTTCTCCGGCGGCAGCCACGGCTTTGTGGTTGGCCACGTCTCTCCGGAAGCCTTCGTAGGTGGCCCGCTGGCACTGGTGGAAGATGGCGACGCGATCACCATTGACGCTGAAGCCGATACCATTGATGTGCATATCAGCGACGAAGAGATGGCCCGCCGCCGCGCAGCCTGGCAGCAGCCCACGGCGCGTTATGCCAAAGGCGTGCTGGCGAAGTATGCCAAGCAGGTCAGCTCTGCGAGCACGGGTGCGGTGACTGATGGCGATTGA